In the genome of Pseudorasbora parva isolate DD20220531a chromosome 10, ASM2467924v1, whole genome shotgun sequence, one region contains:
- the nubpl gene encoding iron-sulfur protein NUBPL, which translates to MFKLHDNYNKLLQIYKISSNIIGTPLLPSRFVPSHQNIHEFRFKTSGAGERALHERQRQHMARGLPKQKPIVGVKEVIVVASGKGGVGKSTTAVNLALGLMANDQSKSVGILDADVYGPSVPKLMNLKGNPELTDNNLMRPLVNFGISCMSMGFLVEEVAPIVWRGLMVMSAIEKLIRQVDWGNLDYLVIDMPPGTGDVQLSITQNIPIAGAVIVSTPQDIALLDARRGAEMFRKVNVPVLGLVQNMSVFQCPKCNHKTHIFGSDGAKELAHTLGVEMLGDIPLHLNIRETSDKGQPVVVSSPNSPEAEAYRRVAAAVVRQLAKHPS; encoded by the exons ATGTTTAAATTACACGACAACTACAACAAGCTTttgcaaatatataaaatttcCTCAAATATTATAGGCACGCCGCTATTGCCTAGCAGATTTGTTCCATCACATCAAAATATTCATGAATTCCGTTTCAAG ACTTCAGGTGCTGGTGAACGAGCTCTTCATGAGAGACAGAGGCAGCACATGGCACGAGGTTTGCCCAAACAGAAGCCTATAGTTGGAGTCAAGGAGGTCATTGTTGTTGCATCAGGAAAAGGAGGGGTGGGAAAGTCCACAACAGCAG TGAATCTTGCTCTTGGACTAATGGCTAATGATCAG AGTAAATCAGTGGGTATTCTAGATGCTGATGTCTACGGCCCTTCAGTTCCCAAGTTAATGAACCTAAAAGGAAACCCTGAATTAACAGACA ATAACTTAATGAGGCCGCTTGTAAATTTTGGAATTTCTTG CATGTCAATGGGCTTTTTAGTTGAAGAGGTTGCACCTATTGTGTGGAGGGGTCTGATGGTGATGTCAGCTATTGAGAAACTCATTAGACAG GTAGACTGGGGGAATCTGGATTACCTTGTGATTGATATGCCACCTGGAACTGGAGACGTCCAACTGTCAATTACTCAGAACATTCCTATAGCag GTGCTGTGATAGTGTCCACTCCTCAAGACATTGCCTTGCTAGATGCACGAAGAGGTGCCGAGATGTTCCGAAAGGTTAACGTTCCG GTTCTGGGTTTGGTTCAAAACATGAGTGTTTTTCAGTGTCCCAAATGCAATCATAAAACACACATTTTCGGCTCAGATGGGGCTAAAGAGTTGGCTCATACTCTCGGTGTTGAGATGCTTG GAGACATTCCTCTTCATCTTAACATTAGAGAGACATCAGACAAAGGACAGCCTGTGGTTGTGTCGTCCCCAAATAGCCCAGAA GCTGAAGCTTACAGGAGAGTCGCAGCAGCTGTAGTACGGCAACTGGCGAAGCATCCGAGTTAA
- the pomt2 gene encoding protein O-mannosyl-transferase 2: MDGRPKELSLQRQDTSALRHRKTCKVNEEAECLSQPSNGTSNEANKSIPEQGRHFSSPCRDDHVPVYTLVLVLVLSVCTRFYKINEPPHVCWDETHFGKMGSYYINRTFFFDVHPPLGKMLIGLAGYLTGYDGTFPFIKPGDKYEQHNYWGMRAFCAALGSCLPPFAFLIVLELSHSTPAALIAASLLIFDTGCITLSQYILLDPILMFFIMGSVLCTVRFNTQRLRSFSFSWWLWLLLTGVCLSGSLGVKFVGLFVILLVGINTAFDLWRLLGDLSLSLVDFGKHLLARVFGLIMLPMFLYTTIFAIHFIVLNRSGPGDGFFSSAFQSRLIGNNLHNASMPEYLAYGSVITVKNLRIAGGYLHSHWHLYPEGVGAHQQQVTAYLHKDYNNLWLVKRPDNSDDLTGSPELVRHGDIIRLEHKETTRNLHSHFHEAPLTKKHLQVTGYGINGSGDMNDLWQVEVCGGRKGDPVKVLRSKVRFLHRSTGCVLCSSGKTLPKWGWEQVEVTCSPYVKETPNSQWNIEDHINPKMPNISLSVLKPTFLEILWESHIVMIRGNSGLKPKDNEVNSKPWHWPINYQGLRFSGVNETEYRVYLLGNPVIWWLNLLSLALFVVMLAVASLAVQRGVEMEGMRKVHCHTLMEGGGMLLLGWLLHYLPFYIMGRILYYHHYFPAMLFSSMLTGITLDVFLQNFQLLFSSSISRYLLRGGQSILLLGFIYSFYLFHPLSYGMRGPLAHDPASSMAGLRWMESWEF, from the exons ATGGACGGCAGACCGAAGGAGCTTTCCTTACAAAGACAAGACACATCTGCTTTAAGACATCGAAAAACATGTAAGGTAAACGAGGAGGCTGAATGCCTTTCCCAACCTTCTAATGGGACTTCTAACGAGGCAAATAAAAGTATACCCGAGCAGGGAAGACACTTCAGTTCTCCCTGCAGAGATGATCATGTGCCCGTTTATACTTTGGTCTTGGTGCTTGTGCTCTCTGTATGTACACGCTTTTACAAGATCAATGAGCCTCCACATGTATG TTGGGATGAGACTCATTTCGGAAAAATGGGAAGCTATTACATTAATCGCACCTTTTTCTTTGATGTCCATCCACCCCTTGGAAAG ATGCTGATCGGCCTTGCTGGGTACCTGACAGGATATGATGGCACCTTTCCTTTCATAAAACCAGGGGACAAATACGAGCAGCACAACTACTGGGGAATGAGAGCG TTCTGTGCAGCTCTTGGTTCCTGTCTTCCTCCTTTTGCCTTTCTCATTGTCCTGGAGCTGTCACATTCTACACCAGCGGCGCTAATCGCAGCCTCTCTTCTGATTTTTG ACACTGGCTGCATCACCCTATCTCAGTACATTCTCCTGGATCCCATTCTAATGTTTTTCATCATGGGCTCTGTTCTGTGCACGGTCAGATTCAACACACAGAGACTCAG GTCTTTCAGCTTCTCCTGGTGGCTCTGGCTGCTTCTGACAGGGGTCTGCCTCTCTGGTTCTCTGGGAGTGAAGTTTGTGGGGCTGTTTGTTATCCTCTTGGTGGGAATCAACACAGCATTTGATCTGTGGAGGCTACTTGGGGACCTCAGCTTGTCTCTG GTGGATTTTGGGAAGCACTTACTTGCTCGAGTTTTCGGGTTGATAATGCTTCCAATGTTTCTGTACACTACAATATTTGCCATCCACTTCATTGTCTTAAACAGAAG TGGTCCTGGGGACGGTTTCTTTAGCTCTGCTTTCCAGTCTCGCTTGATTGGAAACAATCTACACAACGCCTCCATGCCTGAGT ATCTGGCATATGGCTCTGTTATAACAGTAAAGAATCTGCGGATTGCAGGAGGATATCTGCACTCTCACTGGCACCTTTACCCAGAGGGGGTTGGAGCTCATCAGCAGCAG GTTACAGCCTATTTGCATAAAGATTATAACAACCTATGGTTGGTCAAGAGACCTGACAACTCTGATG ATCTCACAGGGTCACCAGAGCTGGTCCGGCATGGTGACATCATTAGACTGGAACACAAAGA AACTACAAGGAATCTTCACAGTCATTTCCATGAAGCTCCACTGACCAAAAAACACCTGCAGGTCACAGGATACGGCATT AATGGAAGCGGAGATATGAATGACTTGTGGCAGGTGGAGGTGTGTGGAGGGAGGAAGGGAGATCCGGTGAAGGTGCTGCGTAGTAAAGTTCGCTTTCTCCATCGCTCCACGGGTTGCGTGCTCTGCTCCTCTGGAAAAACCCTTCCTAAGTG GGGATGGGAACAAGTGGAGGTCACATGTAGCCCGTATGTCAAAGAGACCCCCAACTCGCAGTGGAACATTGAAGATCACATCAACCCTAAAA TGCCCAATATCAGTCTTTCAGTGCTCAAACCCACTTTTCTGGAGATCCTCTGGGAGTCTCATATTGTGATGATCAGG gGAAACAGTGGTTTGAAGCCCAAAGACAATGAGGTAAACTCTAAGCCCTGGCACTGGCCCATCAACTATCAG GGTTTGAGGTTTTCTGGAGTGAATGAGACGGAGTACCGTGTTTATCTCCTCGGGAACCCT GTCATCTGGTGGCTGAACCTATTGAGTCTGGCTCTATTTGTTGTCATGCTGGCAGTGGCTTCTTTAGCTGTACAGAGAGGAGTGGAGATGGAAGGAATGAGGAAGG TACATTGTCACACTCTCATGGAAGGTGGTGGGATGCTACTTTTGGGCTGGCTGTTACACTACCTCCCGTTCTACATCATGGGTCGCATACTGTACTACCACCATTACTTTCCTGCCATGCTGTTCAGCAGTATGCTCACAG GTATTACTCTGGACGTCTTCCTTCAGAATTTTCAACTTCTCTTTAGTTCATCCATATCCCGTTATCTTCTGAGGGGAGGTCAATCTATACTCTTGTTAGGGTTCATCTACAG CTTTTACCTATTTCACCCTCTCTCCTATGGCATGAGGGGTCCGCTAGCACATGACCCTGCCTCCTCCATGGCCGGCCTCAGGTGGATGGAATCCTGGGAATTTTAG
- the dtd2 gene encoding D-aminoacyl-tRNA deacylase 2: MSERTDNGMKARVILQQCLNARLQVKPPDAESEAEWVEINRGMVIYICFFKGATEDIIPKMVNTLLNMKLCETESGKYTSVLALPGSVLIVPQATLGGKPKGKGMQYHGNIGKDEGLQLYDSFVSLCQSELSACKNSDTVTKVKHGTYGNRQVLKLDTNGPYTHLMEF; encoded by the exons ATGTCCGAGAGAACAGATAACGGCATGAAAGCGCGAGTGATTCTCCAGCAGTGTCTGAATGCACGACTGCAGGTCAAACCTCCAGATGCTGAGAGTGAAGCTGAATGGGTTGAG ATTAATAGGGGAATGGTTATCTACATCTGCTTTTTCAAAGGTGCAACTGAAGATATAATCCCCAAAATGG TGAACACTCTGCTGAACATGAAGCTTTGTGAGACAGAATCTGGAAAGTATACCTCAGTCCTTGCACTCCCTGGCAGTGTTCTCATAGTACCCCAAGCCACACTTGGAGGAAAGCCAAAGGGAAAAGGGATGCAGTACCATGGCAACATTGGGAAAGATGAAGGCTTGCAACTCTACGACAGCTTTGTGTCTCTCTGTCAAAGTGAGCTCTCAGCCTGCAAGAACAGTGACACGGTTACAAAGGTCAAACATGGAACGTATGGAAACCGACAAGTACTGAAGCTGGATACAAATGGACCTTATACTCATCTAATGGAGTTTTAA